A window from Dehalobacter sp. DCA encodes these proteins:
- a CDS encoding extracellular solute-binding protein, with amino-acid sequence MKSWTVKNTMLLLLLMMMLFSGCVPNDYLKGMAEDMNKEPLVMRITWKTYSGRGEAIQKIVETYNAMGENHLKVQLADGDEDLAVIETLLNKNSNVDIFVLPYRYIKYFGNHGQLLDLTSEFQAEKDYFYPNLWGLGVINQKTYGIPWLGHSICLLYNKTLLQKAGVDPETIKSVNDLATACAKVEEGTEAKGIGLVGANHNDISWMVNQFIYGFGSSLVDSNGTTVTINNGKSIAAIDFYKNTLGKYAQDTWKEDSGVEVMDYFREQQVAFEFQGVWGVTDIWKNGNPFKVGVIRLDDIGLLPEVGPMMLALPSNLSPDRKEEAICFIRYLISKEAQENILKGEYSPEHEAYYPFRIPVRNDLQDSDFFQLYPEFLSFSEGFKSPSIDVPVPQWQKIKDQYYAPGLHRVMKGELATEELLQTMEIEGNKILSEQENRR; translated from the coding sequence GTGAAAAGCTGGACGGTTAAGAATACTATGCTTTTATTGCTTCTGATGATGATGCTGTTCTCGGGATGCGTGCCAAACGATTATCTGAAAGGCATGGCTGAGGACATGAATAAAGAACCGCTGGTTATGAGAATTACCTGGAAGACGTATTCAGGCCGAGGAGAAGCGATTCAAAAAATAGTAGAAACATACAATGCCATGGGCGAAAACCATTTAAAAGTCCAATTGGCTGACGGGGACGAAGATCTCGCTGTCATTGAGACGTTACTGAACAAAAATTCAAACGTGGACATTTTTGTTCTTCCTTACCGTTATATCAAGTATTTTGGAAATCATGGCCAGCTGTTGGACCTGACTAGTGAATTTCAGGCTGAAAAGGACTATTTTTACCCTAATTTATGGGGGCTGGGCGTCATCAATCAAAAAACCTACGGCATTCCCTGGCTGGGGCATTCGATTTGTTTGCTTTACAACAAGACCCTGCTGCAAAAAGCCGGTGTAGATCCAGAAACGATTAAGAGCGTTAACGATTTAGCGACTGCCTGTGCCAAAGTTGAAGAGGGCACAGAAGCCAAAGGCATTGGCCTGGTCGGGGCTAATCATAACGATATCTCCTGGATGGTCAACCAGTTTATTTATGGGTTTGGTTCCAGCCTTGTAGATAGTAACGGGACAACTGTGACGATTAATAATGGGAAATCCATCGCTGCAATCGATTTTTATAAAAATACCCTCGGGAAATACGCTCAGGATACGTGGAAAGAGGACTCAGGTGTGGAAGTCATGGATTATTTCCGGGAGCAGCAAGTCGCGTTTGAATTCCAAGGGGTATGGGGTGTCACGGATATCTGGAAGAATGGGAATCCGTTTAAAGTTGGAGTTATTCGCCTTGATGACATTGGCTTGTTACCGGAAGTCGGACCAATGATGCTGGCGCTTCCTTCCAATCTTAGCCCGGATCGGAAAGAAGAAGCGATCTGTTTTATCCGCTATCTCATTTCAAAAGAGGCCCAGGAAAACATTCTCAAGGGAGAGTACAGCCCGGAACATGAGGCTTATTATCCATTCCGTATCCCGGTAAGGAATGATTTGCAGGACAGTGATTTTTTTCAGCTCTATCCGGAATTTCTTTCGTTTAGTGAAGGTTTTAAAAGTCCCAGTATTGATGTGCCGGTGCCGCAGTGGCAGAAGATTAAAGATCAGTATTATGCGCCAGGTCTTCATCGGGTCATGAAAGGGGAACTAGCGACGGAGGAACTACTTCAAACCATGGAAATTGAGGGCAATAAGATTTTGAGCGAGCAGGAGAATAGGAGGTAA
- a CDS encoding YlmH family RNA-binding protein, protein MITKTETVKKYAQDEESKLLLARALDKLDESEKKNIPVCTRFCNEQQRVLLGNALKASGNPRHFFWGGYEGAERTVLVFLPDYLEPEQVIQDDEYCPLAFIRAEYPADSGLSHRDFLGSLMGAGIKRETVGDILVGENSTDLIVLKEILPFLINNLESVGRVKIKTAIIPAGLLQIPEEKVLLLKDTVASLRLDSVVAAGFNLSRTKAGEYVESGKVMLNSLECDKTDKTVAEGDTLSLRGFGKIKLQEIGGLSKKGRQSIVIKKYV, encoded by the coding sequence ATGATCACAAAAACCGAAACCGTCAAAAAATATGCCCAGGATGAAGAGAGCAAATTGCTGCTTGCGCGGGCGCTGGACAAACTTGATGAATCAGAAAAGAAAAATATTCCGGTTTGCACGCGGTTCTGTAATGAACAGCAGCGGGTGCTGCTTGGAAATGCGCTGAAAGCGAGCGGAAACCCCCGGCACTTTTTCTGGGGAGGCTATGAAGGGGCTGAGCGTACCGTATTGGTCTTTCTGCCGGACTACTTGGAGCCTGAACAAGTCATTCAGGATGATGAATATTGCCCATTAGCTTTTATCCGGGCGGAATATCCTGCAGACAGCGGCCTGTCGCATCGGGATTTCCTAGGTAGTTTGATGGGGGCAGGAATCAAACGGGAAACGGTCGGTGACATTCTGGTCGGGGAAAACAGCACGGATCTGATTGTCCTGAAAGAAATCCTGCCGTTCCTGATAAACAATCTGGAATCAGTCGGTCGCGTCAAAATAAAAACAGCAATCATCCCTGCGGGATTGCTGCAAATACCGGAAGAAAAAGTTCTTCTGCTGAAAGACACCGTAGCCTCATTACGGCTGGACAGTGTGGTCGCGGCAGGTTTTAACTTAAGCCGTACCAAAGCGGGGGAATATGTTGAATCCGGAAAGGTCATGCTGAATTCGCTGGAATGTGACAAAACAGATAAGACGGTTGCGGAAGGGGATACGCTATCTTTGCGCGGCTTCGGAAAAATTAAGCTTCAGGAAATAGGTGGACTTTCTAAAAAAGGCCGCCAGTCCATCGTGATTAAAAAGTATGTCTAG
- a CDS encoding Ig-like domain-containing protein produces the protein MSVKVNTASASTVYHGPSSSIYASVGSVGIEQVEVFAVEKNWFYIEYYTGATTRKRGYVPYNTITNPATVAASVPTRSLTGYADVSTLNITVCTGPGTSTTYPLPGNVYATEGFTRFNETSGSYTYIEYSTSSGTKRGYALTSQLASRNRGVLANVSSSATIYTGPRSNYVTGGGVYSGEYVVILEKDASSWYYIEFNSTSGRKRGYVDQNLITPYSSTSGLGSLKTFQNAASIQQNVYVYAGPNLGFASIGSLSADETVFRIEGVTAESAYSFIEYTTSSGQKRGYVSASGLQTLTGAVATIANADTVYLGPSDINYASVGSVSQNDPVLVLGKEKSWFYIHYPTSSNKKRGYVPYDYLNDPSTVAAGVSERTFTGCADATNQDLTVYTGPSNNYTASGTVYSGEGVTRFNESQNGFTYIEFSSPSGTKRGYVDTTQLADRNRGVLAEVTSTPSTVYCGPDETYFLSGGVSLEEFVVILERDISSIYPTQWYHIEYNTASGRKRGYVNQNCLTATGSLSSVPALRTGIGLAKAVGNQTVYTGPNTNFTTIGTIFDNERVSILSSASVESAYAYIEYNTGGSASKRGYVSTGVLQSTSVTLPTISIANVVEGTYGTSGNNRSLKYYKIGSGNNVLAAVFAVHGFEDAWAADGEELVKIAKTTIEELAAENLSAWTIYVIPCANPDGILDGWTNNGPGRATVSAGKDINRSFPYTNNNDFYPYTNTRNFNGSSALGSAEVLALSQVLLQWKSEAQTMVLLDVHGWLNESLGDTAIGQCFQNQFGSTFSLSTLSSSAKGYVSLWGQNNGMRAALIELPFPSSPQDILDRDFAGKFVSATCNMLNAIASSVAVTGVTVSPSQVTLAYNQTQQLTATVSPSDAANKAVIWSSNNTNVATVSSTGLITAGAASGTATITVRTVDGSFTANSAVTVASASIPVTGVSVNPTSVSLDAGDTQQLTAAVVPANATNKAVTWSCSNQNASVSSTGLVTAQLAGTATITVTTNDGGFTATTAVTVSDNGGVPVGYKTYKVGATLPSGSPFAGWAVGQGFNDKETNNHGHLGYDINLGTDVGPNVKPIFGGTVVFVRSDNSTWNGRIVVIEHNLTGVRKFYSSYSHLNTTSVSEGDPVTTSTIIGTMGGSANGSDGTFGPHVHLCTYTKSSYDTDPMGYCGALDQVKQLHLLTFEQAAGNYYNNYYYGGDTSKFPRCGGCCFYDPFGIVSTNGQIIEAFHP, from the coding sequence ATGTCAGTAAAAGTAAATACCGCAAGCGCTTCAACTGTATATCATGGACCAAGTTCCAGCATTTATGCCTCTGTGGGCAGTGTTGGCATAGAGCAAGTCGAGGTCTTCGCCGTGGAAAAAAACTGGTTCTATATCGAGTACTACACCGGAGCCACTACCAGGAAAAGAGGCTATGTCCCGTACAACACAATCACGAATCCGGCTACTGTAGCGGCCAGCGTCCCGACCCGGTCTTTAACCGGCTATGCCGATGTTTCAACCCTGAACATTACGGTATGCACAGGTCCGGGAACCTCAACCACTTATCCATTACCCGGGAATGTCTATGCCACGGAAGGTTTCACACGTTTTAATGAAACCAGCGGGAGCTACACGTATATTGAATACAGTACATCGTCTGGCACCAAACGTGGATACGCCTTGACCAGTCAACTTGCAAGCAGGAACAGGGGGGTGCTTGCGAACGTTTCATCATCTGCTACCATTTATACCGGTCCCCGCAGCAATTACGTAACCGGGGGAGGTGTTTACTCCGGAGAATACGTAGTTATCCTGGAAAAAGACGCTTCTTCCTGGTACTATATTGAATTTAACTCAACTTCCGGCAGAAAACGCGGTTACGTCGATCAAAACTTAATTACGCCATATTCTTCGACCAGCGGACTTGGATCACTGAAAACATTTCAAAATGCAGCTTCCATCCAACAGAATGTATATGTTTATGCTGGACCAAATTTAGGTTTTGCCTCTATTGGCTCCTTATCCGCTGATGAGACTGTCTTTAGGATTGAGGGTGTTACTGCAGAGTCTGCCTATTCTTTTATCGAGTACACAACCTCCTCCGGTCAAAAACGGGGCTATGTGTCGGCCAGCGGTCTTCAGACTCTCACTGGAGCTGTCGCTACGATTGCAAATGCAGACACTGTTTATCTTGGACCAAGTGACATAAACTACGCGTCTGTAGGAAGTGTCAGCCAGAATGATCCGGTCCTGGTTCTCGGCAAGGAAAAATCGTGGTTCTATATTCATTACCCCACATCAAGCAATAAGAAAAGAGGCTATGTTCCATACGACTATTTGAATGATCCCTCTACCGTTGCCGCAGGTGTCTCGGAGAGGACGTTTACGGGTTGTGCCGATGCAACCAACCAGGATCTGACGGTCTATACCGGACCGTCGAACAATTACACCGCTTCTGGAACTGTCTATTCTGGTGAAGGGGTCACCCGCTTTAATGAAAGTCAAAACGGCTTCACCTATATTGAATTTAGCTCCCCCTCCGGAACGAAAAGAGGTTATGTCGATACAACGCAATTAGCAGACAGGAACAGAGGCGTTCTGGCTGAAGTCACTTCCACTCCGTCCACTGTCTATTGCGGCCCGGATGAAACCTATTTCCTAAGCGGCGGGGTCTCCCTGGAAGAGTTCGTCGTCATTCTGGAAAGAGACATTTCTTCTATTTATCCGACGCAATGGTATCACATCGAATACAATACAGCCTCCGGACGAAAAAGAGGCTATGTCAATCAAAACTGCCTGACTGCTACAGGCTCTCTGAGTTCTGTTCCGGCATTGCGAACAGGTATCGGTTTAGCAAAAGCTGTCGGGAACCAAACCGTATATACCGGACCAAATACCAATTTTACAACAATCGGCACAATTTTCGATAACGAAAGAGTAAGCATACTAAGCAGCGCCTCGGTAGAATCAGCCTATGCTTACATCGAGTACAACACAGGTGGTTCGGCAAGCAAGCGCGGCTATGTATCGACAGGAGTCCTTCAGTCGACTTCAGTGACCCTGCCAACTATTTCCATTGCTAATGTTGTGGAAGGAACTTACGGTACCAGCGGCAATAACCGCTCCCTAAAATATTATAAAATCGGCAGTGGCAACAATGTACTGGCTGCAGTATTCGCAGTTCACGGATTTGAAGATGCCTGGGCGGCTGACGGCGAGGAACTGGTCAAAATCGCCAAAACGACGATTGAAGAACTTGCTGCGGAAAACCTCTCCGCATGGACGATCTACGTTATTCCCTGCGCCAATCCGGATGGAATCCTGGACGGTTGGACAAATAACGGTCCTGGTCGGGCAACAGTCAGCGCAGGCAAGGATATTAACCGTTCCTTCCCGTATACCAATAATAACGACTTTTATCCTTATACTAACACCAGGAACTTTAACGGTTCCTCAGCACTGGGTTCAGCTGAAGTGCTTGCCCTTAGTCAGGTCTTGCTGCAATGGAAAAGTGAAGCGCAAACCATGGTTTTATTAGATGTTCACGGCTGGCTCAATGAATCTCTTGGGGATACAGCGATTGGGCAATGTTTTCAGAATCAGTTCGGCTCAACTTTTAGTCTTAGCACATTATCTAGTTCCGCCAAAGGGTATGTAAGTCTTTGGGGACAAAATAATGGCATGCGCGCGGCGTTGATTGAGCTTCCTTTCCCCAGCTCACCACAAGATATCCTTGACAGGGATTTTGCCGGGAAATTCGTTTCAGCTACGTGCAATATGCTGAACGCTATCGCTTCAAGTGTGGCAGTTACGGGCGTCACGGTATCTCCCAGCCAAGTAACGCTTGCTTACAATCAGACCCAGCAGCTTACAGCGACCGTGTCCCCGTCCGACGCAGCGAATAAGGCAGTAATATGGTCAAGCAACAATACAAATGTGGCAACAGTGAGCAGTACTGGCCTTATAACCGCAGGCGCAGCTTCAGGAACCGCAACGATCACTGTTCGGACTGTAGACGGCAGTTTTACGGCAAACTCAGCAGTGACCGTTGCCTCAGCATCTATTCCGGTTACCGGAGTAAGCGTAAACCCAACATCCGTCAGTTTAGATGCGGGGGATACCCAACAATTGACAGCTGCCGTCGTTCCAGCCAACGCGACGAACAAGGCGGTTACTTGGTCGTGCAGCAATCAAAATGCCTCTGTCAGCAGTACCGGACTGGTAACGGCACAATTAGCCGGGACAGCTACTATTACCGTGACTACTAACGATGGAGGATTCACAGCAACAACGGCGGTAACCGTATCGGATAATGGAGGCGTCCCTGTAGGATATAAAACCTATAAAGTGGGTGCTACGTTACCAAGCGGCAGTCCATTTGCCGGCTGGGCGGTAGGTCAGGGATTTAACGACAAAGAAACAAATAATCATGGGCATCTGGGTTACGATATTAACCTAGGAACTGACGTTGGCCCTAACGTAAAGCCCATATTCGGTGGAACAGTGGTATTTGTTCGGTCTGATAATTCGACCTGGAACGGGCGAATTGTTGTCATCGAGCATAACTTAACAGGTGTCCGAAAATTCTATTCCTCTTATTCACATTTAAACACTACGAGTGTGAGTGAAGGAGATCCTGTAACAACCAGCACTATAATAGGTACCATGGGTGGGTCAGCAAATGGCAGTGATGGAACTTTTGGCCCTCACGTACACCTGTGCACTTACACTAAGAGCAGTTACGACACTGACCCGATGGGATATTGCGGCGCCCTCGATCAAGTAAAGCAATTGCACCTTCTAACATTTGAACAAGCTGCTGGAAACTATTATAATAACTATTACTATGGTGGGGATACAAGTAAGTTCCCCCGTTGCGGCGGATGTTGTTTTTATGATCCATTTGGGATCGTTAGTACTAACGGTCAGATCATTGAAGCTTTTCATCCTTGA
- the ltrA gene encoding group II intron reverse transcriptase/maturase, which produces MDDVKKAEYEGNLGCRPEDRVEPEDNGGARSIVERETKEKDGAVDLMKRLLDRENLNRAFKRVKSNGGAAGVDGMTVDEMLPWLRKHREELLQSLGNGMYRPQPVRRVEIPKPDGGVRKLGVPTVIDRMVQQALVQILQPIFEPLFSEASYGYRPGRSAQQAMKEAKEYYEQGYTRAADIDLSKYFDTMNHELLMNIIRKEVKDKRIIDLIKKFLKSGVMENGVKSKTEEGSPQGGPLSPLLSNIYLNEFDKEMERRGHKHLRYADDIAVYTKSRRAAERVLESCKQYLEKKLKLKVNSEKSKAGSPLKLKFLGFALYRTGKGTGIRVHEKSMKKFKEKLKGITKRNRGRAIQQILKELKLYTTGWLNYYAIAGMKSRIQELNRWLKRRIRMYIWKQWKKPKTRIGNLIALGMSVYWAHKNGYTGKGYWRVAGSGILNHTLTDKYLESLGYDDIAKKYEVLHLNY; this is translated from the coding sequence GTGGACGATGTGAAGAAGGCAGAATACGAGGGAAACCTTGGCTGCCGCCCGGAAGATAGGGTGGAACCCGAAGACAACGGCGGAGCGCGGAGCATCGTTGAACGAGAAACCAAGGAAAAAGACGGTGCAGTCGACCTAATGAAAAGACTTCTGGACAGAGAAAACCTGAACAGGGCTTTCAAAAGGGTTAAGTCAAACGGTGGAGCAGCAGGAGTCGACGGAATGACCGTGGATGAAATGCTGCCCTGGCTCAGGAAACACAGAGAGGAGTTGCTACAGAGTTTAGGAAACGGGATGTACAGGCCTCAACCGGTTAGGAGAGTAGAGATACCCAAACCGGATGGAGGAGTACGAAAACTTGGTGTGCCAACGGTCATTGATCGGATGGTGCAACAGGCATTGGTGCAGATATTGCAACCAATCTTTGAACCGCTGTTTTCGGAGGCAAGCTACGGCTATCGACCGGGGCGCAGCGCACAGCAAGCCATGAAGGAAGCGAAAGAGTACTACGAACAGGGATATACCCGCGCAGCGGATATCGATCTGTCAAAATACTTCGATACGATGAATCATGAACTGCTGATGAATATAATACGCAAAGAAGTAAAAGATAAGCGGATTATAGACCTCATCAAGAAGTTTCTGAAAAGCGGAGTCATGGAGAATGGAGTGAAAAGCAAGACGGAGGAAGGCAGCCCACAGGGAGGCCCGTTATCTCCGTTACTTTCGAATATCTACCTCAATGAATTCGACAAGGAAATGGAAAGACGGGGGCACAAGCATTTGCGATACGCGGATGACATTGCTGTCTACACCAAGAGCCGCAGAGCAGCAGAACGTGTATTAGAAAGCTGTAAGCAGTACCTTGAGAAGAAACTAAAGCTGAAAGTGAACTCGGAAAAGAGTAAAGCGGGATCACCGCTGAAGCTTAAGTTCCTTGGCTTTGCCTTGTACAGGACGGGCAAAGGTACGGGAATACGGGTGCATGAAAAGTCAATGAAGAAATTCAAGGAAAAGCTCAAAGGCATCACAAAACGGAATCGCGGAAGGGCCATTCAACAGATTCTGAAGGAACTGAAGCTATATACAACGGGGTGGCTTAATTATTACGCTATTGCCGGTATGAAGAGCAGAATTCAGGAACTGAACAGGTGGCTGAAACGACGGATACGGATGTATATCTGGAAGCAGTGGAAGAAACCAAAAACCCGAATCGGGAACTTGATAGCACTCGGCATGTCGGTTTACTGGGCACACAAGAATGGGTACACTGGCAAAGGCTACTGGAGAGTAGCCGGGAGCGGGATACTTAATCATACGTTGACTGACAAATACCTCGAATCCCTCGGCTATGATGACATAGCCAAGAAATACGAGGTACTGCACTTAAACTATTGA
- a CDS encoding response regulator transcription factor: MNDSDPFLVHKASLNVKDSQKVLTERESEILVRIAKGLRNKEIAASLGISKRTVEYHVSNILEKLGVKSRLEAALNYQEIKSGLK; encoded by the coding sequence TTGAATGATTCCGATCCATTTTTGGTTCATAAAGCTTCTTTAAATGTGAAGGATTCGCAAAAAGTTTTGACAGAGAGGGAATCTGAAATCCTCGTTCGAATTGCAAAAGGTTTAAGAAATAAGGAAATTGCCGCAAGTTTGGGAATTTCGAAACGTACGGTGGAGTATCATGTCAGCAACATTTTGGAAAAACTTGGAGTTAAATCCCGTTTGGAAGCAGCATTAAATTATCAGGAAATAAAGAGTGGATTAAAATAG
- a CDS encoding ABC-F family ATP-binding cassette domain-containing protein — translation MISTTGISLRYGGRALFENVNIKFIPGNCYGLIGANGSGKSTFLKILSCEIEANKGDVSTDPGERIAVLKQNHFEFDEVEVLKTVMMGHKRLCEVMDEKEVLYAKPDFSEEDGMKIAELEAEFAEMNGWEAESEAATLLNGLGIGEEYHAKKMKELDGNEKIRVLLAQALFGSPDILLLDEPTNHLDIASITWLENFLYNFENTVIVVSHDRHFLNKVCTHIADIDFGKIQLYVGNYDFWYESSQLALKQMRDANEKTEAKKKELQEFIQRFSANASKSKQATSRKKLLEKLTLEDIRPSSRKYPFVDFKPDREAGNDLLAVNGISKEVEGEKILNNVSFIVSKGDKIAFVGPNGLPKTSLFKILIGETTADSGDFKWGVTTSQSYFPKDNAAYFDDVHLSLVDWLRQYSGDQTETFVRGWLGRMLFSGEEALKEAAVLSGGEKVRCMLAKMMLSGANVLLFDEPTNHLDLESITALNDGLINYKGTILFVSHDHQFVQTVANRIIEITPNGIIDKQITYDEYLESEDIQELRKKMYEM, via the coding sequence ATGATCAGTACGACTGGAATATCTCTTCGTTACGGCGGACGTGCGTTATTTGAAAACGTCAATATTAAATTTATCCCCGGGAACTGTTATGGACTCATCGGCGCGAACGGCTCCGGTAAATCGACCTTTTTAAAAATTCTCTCCTGTGAGATTGAAGCCAATAAAGGAGATGTATCGACTGACCCCGGCGAAAGAATCGCTGTCTTAAAGCAGAACCACTTTGAATTTGACGAAGTTGAGGTCTTAAAAACCGTCATGATGGGCCACAAAAGGCTCTGTGAGGTTATGGATGAAAAAGAAGTTCTCTATGCCAAACCCGATTTTTCCGAAGAAGACGGCATGAAGATCGCCGAACTGGAAGCGGAATTTGCGGAAATGAACGGCTGGGAAGCAGAATCCGAAGCGGCAACCCTCTTAAACGGACTCGGTATCGGCGAAGAGTACCACGCGAAAAAAATGAAGGAACTCGACGGCAATGAGAAGATCCGGGTTCTTTTGGCCCAGGCTCTTTTTGGAAGTCCCGATATCCTGCTGCTGGACGAACCCACAAACCACCTCGACATTGCCTCCATTACCTGGCTCGAAAACTTTCTGTATAACTTTGAGAACACCGTGATCGTCGTTTCTCACGACAGACACTTTTTAAATAAAGTTTGCACGCATATTGCCGATATTGACTTCGGCAAAATCCAGCTTTATGTCGGTAACTATGACTTCTGGTACGAATCAAGCCAGCTGGCGTTGAAGCAGATGAGAGATGCCAATGAAAAGACGGAAGCCAAGAAAAAAGAATTGCAGGAGTTTATCCAGCGGTTCAGTGCCAATGCTTCCAAGTCCAAACAGGCTACATCCCGCAAAAAACTTCTGGAAAAACTGACGCTAGAGGACATCCGACCGTCATCCCGCAAATATCCGTTTGTTGATTTTAAACCGGACAGGGAAGCAGGGAATGACCTGTTGGCCGTGAACGGAATCAGCAAAGAAGTAGAAGGGGAGAAGATCCTGAACAATGTCTCATTTATCGTTAGTAAAGGTGATAAGATCGCGTTCGTAGGTCCTAACGGTCTGCCTAAGACATCCCTGTTTAAAATATTAATCGGGGAAACAACTGCCGATAGCGGGGACTTCAAATGGGGCGTCACCACATCTCAGTCCTATTTCCCGAAAGATAACGCGGCCTATTTTGACGATGTTCATCTGAGCCTTGTCGACTGGCTCAGACAATATTCCGGTGACCAGACCGAAACCTTCGTCCGGGGCTGGCTGGGCAGAATGCTTTTCTCCGGCGAAGAAGCGCTGAAGGAAGCAGCAGTACTTTCCGGAGGCGAAAAAGTCCGCTGCATGCTGGCAAAGATGATGCTTTCCGGCGCCAATGTGCTGTTGTTTGACGAACCGACCAATCACCTCGACCTGGAATCCATCACGGCCTTAAATGATGGGCTGATCAATTATAAGGGAACGATTCTGTTTGTCTCACATGACCACCAGTTTGTCCAGACCGTGGCCAACCGAATCATTGAAATCACGCCGAACGGAATTATTGACAAGCAGATCACGTATGACGAATATCTGGAAAGTGAAGATATTCAGGAGCTGCGCAAGAAGATGTACGAGATGTAG